Proteins encoded by one window of Shewanella avicenniae:
- the rdgB gene encoding RdgB/HAM1 family non-canonical purine NTP pyrophosphatase, with amino-acid sequence MQKFVLASGNKGKLKEFAEMFAQYDIEVLPQSDFAVEEVPETGTTFVENAIIKARHAAAATGLPAIADDSGLEVDALQGAPGIYSARYSGENATAVTNYTKLLDALKDTTAARTARFQCILVYMRHANDPTPIICQAAWEGEIGFEVKGDNGHGYDPIFIPQGMQQTAAEISSEVKNELSHRGKALAMLLDAFKAQGIIA; translated from the coding sequence ATGCAGAAGTTTGTTCTGGCCAGCGGCAACAAAGGCAAGTTAAAAGAATTTGCTGAAATGTTTGCTCAATACGATATCGAAGTACTGCCACAAAGCGATTTCGCTGTGGAAGAAGTACCAGAAACAGGCACCACTTTTGTGGAAAACGCGATTATTAAAGCGCGTCACGCCGCCGCTGCGACTGGCCTGCCAGCCATTGCCGATGACTCAGGTTTAGAAGTCGATGCCCTGCAAGGTGCGCCCGGCATCTATTCCGCCCGCTATAGTGGTGAAAACGCCACAGCAGTCACCAACTACACCAAGCTGCTCGACGCGCTGAAAGACACCACTGCAGCGCGTACCGCACGCTTCCAATGCATTTTGGTTTACATGCGTCACGCCAATGACCCAACCCCCATCATCTGCCAAGCAGCGTGGGAAGGTGAAATTGGCTTTGAGGTCAAAGGCGACAACGGCCACGGCTATGATCCAATTTTTATTCCGCAAGGCATGCAGCAAACCGCCGCAGAAATTAGCAGCGAAGTGAAAAATGAACTGAGCCATCGCGGCAAAGCATTAGCCATGTTGCTAGACGCCTTTAAAGCGCAGGGGATTATCGCTTGA
- the hemW gene encoding radical SAM family heme chaperone HemW, with the protein MSQLPPLSLYIHIPWCVRKCPYCDFNSHAQNGEIPQAQYVDELLKDLDADLHWVQQRPLHSIFIGGGTPSLFDAAQIKRLLDGVAERIPFEADIEITMEANPGTVEHDDFNAYRAAGITRISMGVQSFAPDKLTILGRIHGGDEAKKAAASLASANYNSFNLDLMHGLPDQTLAQAMSDIETAASLNPPHLSWYQLTIEPNTLFHSRPPALPDDEALWDIYQQGQQRLQALGYRQYEISAYAKPGFECRHNLNYWEFGDYLGIGCGAHGKITLLAEQQILRSVKVKHPKGYLAGEHLYQVDEVLAEDRPLEYLMNRLRLMRPIAKADFAARTGVAPTVLDEGMREGERNGLVLITDQHWELTDKGHMFVNELLSYFC; encoded by the coding sequence ATCAGCCAATTGCCACCGCTGAGCCTTTATATCCACATTCCGTGGTGCGTGCGTAAATGCCCTTATTGCGACTTCAACAGTCATGCGCAGAATGGAGAAATCCCGCAAGCGCAGTACGTGGATGAGCTACTCAAAGATTTGGATGCTGATCTGCACTGGGTACAACAGCGGCCGCTGCACAGTATCTTTATCGGCGGTGGTACACCGTCACTGTTTGATGCTGCCCAAATTAAGCGCTTGCTTGATGGAGTGGCCGAAAGAATTCCATTTGAAGCTGATATCGAAATTACCATGGAGGCCAATCCAGGCACTGTCGAACATGATGATTTTAATGCCTATCGCGCTGCCGGTATCACGCGCATTTCGATGGGCGTACAAAGCTTTGCGCCAGATAAGCTCACGATTCTTGGACGCATTCATGGTGGCGATGAAGCCAAAAAAGCTGCTGCTTCTCTGGCAAGTGCCAACTACAACAGCTTCAACTTGGATTTGATGCACGGCTTGCCGGATCAAACACTGGCGCAAGCCATGAGTGATATTGAAACGGCAGCCTCTCTCAATCCGCCGCACCTATCTTGGTATCAACTCACTATTGAGCCAAATACCCTGTTCCACAGCCGCCCACCGGCATTGCCAGACGATGAAGCGCTGTGGGATATCTATCAGCAAGGGCAACAAAGATTGCAAGCGCTGGGGTATCGTCAATACGAGATCTCTGCCTACGCCAAACCCGGCTTTGAATGTCGCCACAACCTCAACTATTGGGAGTTTGGTGACTATTTAGGGATTGGCTGTGGTGCCCACGGTAAAATTACCCTGTTGGCTGAGCAGCAGATCCTTCGTAGTGTCAAAGTGAAGCACCCCAAAGGCTACCTCGCCGGAGAACATCTCTACCAAGTGGATGAAGTCCTCGCTGAAGATAGGCCGCTGGAATACTTAATGAATCGACTAAGGTTGATGCGCCCAATTGCCAAAGCGGATTTTGCTGCCAGAACTGGCGTTGCCCCTACGGTGTTGGATGAGGGAATGCGAGAAGGTGAACGTAACGGCCTAGTGCTAATCACCGACCAACACTGGGAGCTGACCGACAAAGGCCATATGTTCGTCAACGAGCTGTTGTCTTACTTCTGCTAA